The following are encoded in a window of Armatimonas rosea genomic DNA:
- a CDS encoding AAA family ATPase → MRLRYFHVENLPPLSDVTLTFGHEEILGRPGAIHFVVGVNGSGKSRLLQAIADVFLSLESRTVPPFPVTLAWDIGATDKSDNRTLILHSRYGLKSRAVLMESLQILSPEILKNKIRDFDNIHFEGPTQSVQEALIARGGFSNVYMGSFPGSTGFLPRVMLSYTSGNTRAWESLFGSHRRGLEEDFAPSNDAEEFSPHAISLNPRPNNITEASIGLHVTHNALRLAMIVMAISQAAEEFESTLKTDELRQKFLKERDESDGGQRISGFRGILDTIGYLWPVTLKIHVEEPDSAFPGGREDESERRKGPWEKLIGIATSRLSEPGMPDDSSFANPRSLFFDLRAMYRGEETDGENNTARAILNALGGTAFLAFKTIHEWHLRGLINLHDMQLVLRKHGVENLLLLDSLSDGERVFVGRMALFYLLRDEKDALVLLDEPETHFNDFWKRQMVDIVDDSLGDDPNDVVLTTHSSIALTDAFTSEVTVLQNDNGQVTANQPRIQTFGASPTEILQDVFNAPDSIGQRASEYLDMVLVLAENPEDIELWWNNESNDTLAKFIKSVENAYRARRVPAPSESDLQKRIPEVLRALGELSSKNIAIAIELLYNKLGSGYYRFEFHQRLIAIRNNTDLE, encoded by the coding sequence GTGAGACTACGCTATTTCCATGTCGAAAATCTTCCCCCACTAAGTGATGTAACTCTAACGTTTGGGCATGAGGAGATTTTAGGGCGACCAGGTGCGATTCATTTTGTTGTTGGAGTTAATGGAAGCGGAAAGAGTCGTTTGCTCCAGGCAATTGCCGATGTTTTTCTGTCGTTGGAAAGCCGTACAGTCCCGCCATTCCCAGTTACTTTGGCATGGGATATAGGAGCGACAGATAAAAGTGATAATCGCACACTTATTTTACATTCGCGTTACGGACTTAAATCCCGAGCAGTACTAATGGAGAGTCTCCAAATTCTTTCTCCAGAGATACTAAAAAATAAAATCAGAGATTTTGATAATATTCACTTTGAAGGGCCAACACAATCCGTTCAGGAAGCATTAATCGCACGTGGAGGATTTAGTAATGTTTATATGGGAAGCTTTCCTGGCAGTACAGGTTTTTTACCTCGGGTGATGCTTTCCTACACATCAGGTAATACGCGAGCCTGGGAGAGTCTCTTTGGGTCGCACCGACGCGGGTTAGAGGAAGATTTCGCCCCCTCCAACGATGCAGAGGAGTTCTCCCCCCATGCTATCTCCCTCAACCCACGTCCCAACAATATAACGGAGGCCAGCATCGGCCTACATGTCACCCATAATGCCCTCCGCCTCGCTATGATCGTCATGGCCATCTCGCAAGCTGCTGAGGAGTTCGAGAGTACTCTCAAGACCGACGAACTGCGCCAGAAGTTTCTGAAAGAGCGCGACGAATCTGATGGTGGGCAACGCATCAGTGGATTCCGGGGGATTCTTGACACGATTGGCTACCTATGGCCCGTCACCCTCAAAATCCATGTCGAGGAGCCTGACAGCGCTTTTCCAGGTGGTCGCGAGGACGAATCTGAACGACGAAAAGGACCTTGGGAAAAACTTATCGGCATCGCAACCAGCCGCCTCAGTGAACCCGGTATGCCTGATGATAGCAGCTTCGCCAATCCTCGCTCACTCTTCTTTGATCTTAGGGCGATGTACCGAGGTGAAGAAACAGACGGCGAGAATAATACCGCACGAGCCATCTTAAATGCACTAGGCGGAACGGCGTTCTTAGCCTTCAAAACCATTCACGAATGGCACCTACGTGGCCTGATTAACCTACACGATATGCAGCTAGTCTTACGAAAACATGGCGTGGAGAACCTACTGCTGCTCGACTCTCTCAGTGATGGTGAGCGTGTCTTCGTGGGCCGGATGGCACTCTTCTACCTCCTACGCGACGAGAAAGACGCTCTCGTGCTCCTCGATGAGCCCGAGACCCACTTCAACGACTTCTGGAAGCGCCAGATGGTGGACATCGTAGACGACAGCCTCGGTGACGATCCCAACGATGTCGTGCTCACTACCCACTCCAGCATTGCCCTCACCGACGCCTTCACCAGCGAGGTCACCGTGCTGCAAAACGACAACGGGCAAGTCACTGCCAATCAGCCTCGCATTCAGACTTTCGGAGCCTCGCCCACCGAGATCCTCCAGGATGTCTTCAACGCGCCCGACAGCATCGGTCAGCGCGCCTCAGAGTACTTGGATATGGTGCTTGTCCTTGCTGAGAACCCGGAGGATATTGAACTTTGGTGGAATAATGAGAGTAATGATACTCTTGCCAAATTTATAAAATCAGTTGAGAACGCATATCGTGCCAGACGTGTACCTGCCCCCTCGGAAAGTGATCTTCAAAAACGAATTCCTGAAGTTCTTCGTGCACTAGGAGAACTGAGTAGTAAAAACATAGCCATAGCAATCGAACTCCTTTATAACAAACTTGGATCTGGATACTATCGATTTGAATTTCACCAACGACTAATTGCAATAAGAAACAATACTGATTTAGAATAG